A genomic region of Pseudoalteromonas piscicida contains the following coding sequences:
- a CDS encoding RNA methyltransferase has translation MSESFVAIGLVNPKSPTNVGGVLRAAGCYDAQAIYFSGNRYARAAKYHTDTKNVADNIPIKQVDDFISLKVAGRALVCVELVEGATPLPQFAHPDNALYIFGPEDGSLPQEIVDTADAVVYVPTTGCMNLAATVNVLLYDRMAKRSTGFDASQILTSRDINNRLTVG, from the coding sequence ATGAGCGAGTCATTTGTAGCAATCGGATTAGTAAACCCTAAATCACCAACCAACGTGGGTGGCGTATTACGGGCCGCAGGTTGTTATGATGCGCAAGCCATCTACTTTAGCGGCAATCGTTACGCCAGGGCTGCAAAGTATCATACGGATACAAAAAACGTTGCCGACAACATTCCCATCAAACAAGTTGATGATTTCATCAGTTTAAAAGTAGCAGGCCGTGCACTTGTCTGCGTTGAGCTGGTAGAGGGCGCAACCCCACTGCCACAGTTTGCTCACCCCGACAATGCGTTATACATTTTTGGCCCTGAAGATGGCAGTCTTCCACAAGAAATCGTGGATACCGCAGACGCCGTAGTGTATGTACCAACCACAGGCTGCATGAACTTAGCGGCAACAGTCAATGTATTGTTATATGACCGCATGGCAAAACGCTCAACAGGATTTGATGCCTCTCAAATACTCACCAGTCGCGATATCAATAACCGCCTAACAGTTGGATAA
- a CDS encoding fimbria/pilus outer membrane usher protein has translation MDFPVRLNNAEVGQVSASVDGYDLKSVSAMQLKENLQSVLSKDVLDWLSSLEEHEVTLYMLQAKGITLDLKAQDLTIDMSLAEAAMATDTLSYGRKKYFEQPTQEARWALLNNLNLNHERSDNNQSYHSQFEWLINANVGGSNGINMHSSVFWESGSTEQSHVYRGDTAVFYDQPEKPRRFTLGDTQSSNNGHLSGAPLAGFKVASAYSKLQPQRKITPGNSQQFMLPRPATLEIFINEFLISRVRLKAGRYDLNDLPLTSGINNIHVVATYANGETQHFHFTSHYNSRLLAQGVSDYSLAVGFLSVVDDGRYHYDDDALLSGSYEYGVTDKLSLGVNGAAHPQGQVFGSITTFSSPLGNVSLRYSQSKTSDISGNAFSIETEHSIFGHGNYGSPNLRLGYEIMEDFSNSPWLEEVTLSNNKRAFADYSYIINDHIDFTLNATRQVNNEDLVTKNLSAELNFRYEGARVRVGYNHNVSDDPRVVSENQFVLNFTWNHYNRQDNVRTRAQYNNRSKVASVSYAKTNNNYVNDYGYELRAEKGSGYRQEQLKASHTNAFFRADMTASNYTRSQFTSDSSASVNLSSSIGFADGHFGMGATTTTPFAVVTKHKTLKNNDVLVNVDRFGRAQNQPTQHIGALIDLGAGYTNYQFNIDVPNAPLGYDWGPGTYKLVGGANTGHHIQVGSDLSYTVIGTVVDEQGTPIALGRGQVIRQSSASDNAPINRTFFTNRVGRFVVEGVSTGSYLIEINDIVGRFTVNDGEKRFIKIGTITLEQAQLQGDPNK, from the coding sequence ATGGATTTTCCTGTTCGGCTGAATAATGCCGAGGTGGGGCAAGTTTCTGCCTCTGTAGATGGATACGATTTAAAATCGGTTTCAGCCATGCAGCTAAAGGAAAACCTACAATCGGTATTAAGTAAAGACGTACTCGATTGGCTCTCAAGTCTTGAGGAGCACGAGGTCACCCTATATATGTTACAAGCAAAGGGAATTACGCTTGATCTCAAGGCACAAGATCTCACTATAGACATGTCACTAGCAGAAGCGGCCATGGCTACAGACACGCTTTCTTATGGCAGAAAGAAATACTTTGAACAACCAACACAAGAAGCGCGTTGGGCTTTACTGAATAATCTCAACCTAAACCATGAGCGTAGTGACAATAATCAAAGCTACCACTCACAATTCGAATGGCTTATAAATGCCAATGTTGGCGGTAGCAACGGCATAAATATGCACAGTTCGGTTTTTTGGGAAAGCGGCAGCACCGAGCAAAGTCACGTCTACCGTGGTGATACGGCGGTATTTTACGACCAGCCCGAAAAACCGAGACGATTCACATTAGGCGATACCCAAAGCAGTAACAATGGCCATTTATCGGGTGCTCCACTTGCAGGCTTCAAAGTCGCAAGCGCCTATTCAAAGCTACAACCCCAACGTAAGATCACCCCAGGTAACAGCCAACAGTTTATGTTACCCCGCCCTGCAACACTTGAGATATTTATTAATGAGTTTTTGATTTCTAGAGTACGCCTCAAAGCGGGACGCTATGACCTCAATGACTTACCGTTGACTTCAGGCATAAATAATATTCACGTTGTTGCGACATATGCCAACGGTGAAACCCAGCACTTCCATTTTACTAGCCACTATAACTCTCGGCTATTAGCTCAAGGAGTGAGTGACTACTCGCTAGCAGTTGGTTTTTTATCGGTAGTAGATGATGGTCGTTATCATTATGACGACGACGCGCTGCTTTCTGGCAGTTACGAATATGGCGTTACCGACAAACTCTCACTTGGAGTTAATGGCGCGGCCCATCCACAAGGGCAAGTATTTGGCTCAATCACCACATTCAGTAGCCCTTTGGGCAATGTATCGCTGCGTTACTCGCAAAGTAAAACGTCTGATATTTCCGGCAATGCTTTCTCGATAGAAACCGAGCATAGTATTTTTGGTCATGGTAATTATGGCTCGCCCAACTTACGTTTGGGCTATGAAATCATGGAAGACTTTAGCAATTCGCCTTGGCTTGAAGAAGTCACGCTCAGCAATAACAAAAGGGCTTTTGCTGACTACAGCTATATTATCAACGACCACATAGACTTTACGCTCAACGCAACGCGGCAAGTAAATAATGAAGATTTGGTCACTAAAAACCTCTCTGCTGAGCTTAACTTTCGCTACGAAGGGGCTAGGGTAAGAGTTGGGTATAACCATAATGTCAGTGACGATCCTCGTGTCGTCTCTGAAAATCAATTCGTGCTTAACTTCACGTGGAACCATTACAACCGCCAAGACAACGTCCGCACGAGAGCTCAATATAACAACCGTAGTAAAGTCGCCAGCGTAAGCTATGCCAAAACTAACAATAACTACGTCAATGACTATGGCTATGAATTACGGGCGGAAAAAGGCAGTGGGTATAGGCAAGAACAGCTAAAAGCCAGCCATACTAACGCATTTTTTAGAGCTGATATGACCGCAAGTAATTACACTCGCTCGCAATTTACGAGTGACAGCTCCGCCAGTGTTAACTTATCGTCAAGTATAGGATTTGCTGATGGTCACTTTGGTATGGGTGCCACCACTACCACTCCTTTTGCTGTAGTTACTAAGCATAAAACATTAAAAAATAACGACGTATTAGTTAACGTTGACCGCTTTGGCCGTGCACAAAACCAACCAACGCAACACATTGGCGCATTAATTGATTTAGGCGCTGGCTACACCAACTATCAATTTAATATTGATGTACCCAACGCACCTCTGGGTTATGATTGGGGTCCAGGCACTTATAAATTAGTAGGTGGCGCCAATACAGGGCACCATATTCAAGTAGGTTCGGACCTGTCTTATACCGTGATAGGTACAGTGGTCGACGAACAAGGCACACCTATTGCACTGGGAAGAGGACAAGTAATAAGGCAATCTAGTGCAAGTGACAACGCTCCCATCAATCGCACCTTTTTTACCAACCGAGTGGGTCGATTTGTTGTAGAAGGAGTCAGTACAGGTAGCTACCTAATCGAAATTAACGACATCGTCGGACGATTTACCGTGAATGATGGCGAAAAACGATTTATCAAAATTGGCACCATCACGCTTGAGCAAGCACAATTACAGGGAGATCCAAACAAATGA
- a CDS encoding fatty acid desaturase, translated as MPTLTAKQNIKAIVLTIKAEEQSLRSRYPILNWQNSIAMVILLLSLSTLIGVASLYYFAVIPSWLCILLAAFITSISHELEHDLIHKQYFSDRPFVYHFMMLTVWLMRPNTVNPWYRRQIHLHHHKVSGTEQDLEERLVGNGIQSPWLRAVVVTDGLLGLLFNAKRFSREIKGFKFLQVFNAGFPLATAYFVTLYGVIAYYMLQFVQPFELPKWGAELLALAEFFMVVLIVPNMIRSASLNLVTSSMHYYGGVNNVLEQTHVITSRWFLPFQLFCFDFGRTHTIHHFVPNQPFYIRQLISKKVRPVMAQHGVRFDDLQSLKNANHYPVKERVS; from the coding sequence ATGCCAACATTAACGGCGAAACAAAACATTAAAGCGATTGTTTTGACGATTAAAGCGGAAGAGCAGTCGCTTCGATCGCGTTATCCTATTTTAAACTGGCAAAACAGCATTGCTATGGTGATTTTGCTGTTGTCGTTAAGTACGCTAATTGGTGTTGCCTCGCTTTATTATTTTGCCGTTATTCCCTCGTGGCTGTGCATTCTGTTGGCCGCTTTTATTACCTCTATTTCTCATGAACTTGAGCACGATTTGATCCACAAGCAGTATTTTAGTGACCGTCCATTTGTATATCATTTTATGATGTTGACGGTGTGGCTAATGCGGCCAAATACGGTGAATCCTTGGTATCGAAGGCAAATTCATTTACATCATCATAAAGTGTCTGGTACTGAACAAGACTTAGAAGAGCGCTTGGTGGGTAATGGTATCCAATCTCCTTGGTTGCGAGCTGTGGTGGTTACAGATGGATTGCTAGGTTTATTATTTAATGCCAAGCGGTTTAGTCGAGAAATCAAGGGTTTTAAGTTTTTGCAGGTCTTTAATGCTGGCTTTCCGCTTGCCACGGCTTATTTTGTGACTTTATATGGTGTGATTGCTTATTACATGCTGCAATTTGTTCAGCCATTTGAACTACCCAAATGGGGAGCTGAATTACTAGCGCTTGCTGAGTTCTTTATGGTGGTGCTGATTGTGCCTAATATGATCCGCTCAGCGTCTTTAAATCTTGTCACATCTTCAATGCATTATTATGGTGGCGTGAATAACGTGTTAGAGCAGACTCATGTGATCACCAGCCGCTGGTTTTTGCCGTTTCAGTTATTTTGTTTTGATTTTGGCCGTACACACACTATCCATCACTTTGTACCAAATCAACCGTTTTATATTCGGCAATTGATAAGTAAAAAAGTACGCCCAGTTATGGCTCAGCACGGAGTACGTTTTGATGACTTACAAAGCCTAAAAAATGCAAATCACTACCCGGTCAAAGAGCGGGTTAGTTAA
- a CDS encoding DUF6172 family protein, with product MKKTFELIHPKIKLERRVDAVKHELKKYLKRERNKTLPAGADYWDFDCKFGNTEAEAEPVHLSQLNKLIDKTQTENLTSFYVEILAKPGYRKSNDLSDDELEDY from the coding sequence ATGAAAAAGACATTTGAACTAATTCACCCTAAAATCAAACTTGAAAGACGCGTTGACGCGGTTAAGCATGAGCTTAAAAAATACCTAAAGCGCGAGCGCAACAAAACTTTGCCAGCGGGCGCTGATTATTGGGATTTTGATTGTAAGTTTGGTAACACAGAAGCCGAAGCCGAGCCAGTGCACCTATCACAACTAAACAAGTTGATTGATAAAACGCAAACTGAAAACCTCACTTCCTTTTATGTAGAGATTTTAGCAAAGCCAGGCTATAGAAAATCAAACGATTTATCTGACGATGAGTTAGAAGACTACTAA
- a CDS encoding acyl-CoA thioesterase, with protein sequence MQEFLEKFAITTKVNVVWGEMDALGHVNNVSYFRYFETARIDFLTQTGLLSVLSEPTHSPILRDTYAQYKRPVTFPDTLHIGSYITDIKEDRFTMRYEAFSESQQAVCTTGYANVVMFNMKTGKKSPIPESMLAILKQYEMDENQ encoded by the coding sequence ATGCAGGAATTTTTAGAAAAGTTTGCAATCACCACCAAAGTGAATGTGGTATGGGGAGAAATGGATGCGTTGGGGCATGTGAATAACGTGTCGTATTTTCGCTATTTTGAAACCGCGCGAATCGATTTTTTGACTCAAACGGGCTTACTTTCTGTATTATCAGAACCCACCCATAGTCCGATTTTACGTGATACGTACGCGCAATATAAACGACCAGTTACTTTTCCCGATACCTTGCATATTGGTTCATATATCACCGATATCAAAGAAGACCGTTTTACCATGCGCTATGAGGCGTTTAGTGAATCGCAACAAGCAGTATGCACAACGGGGTATGCGAATGTGGTGATGTTTAATATGAAGACAGGGAAAAAATCGCCAATTCCAGAGAGCATGCTGGCGATATTGAAGCAATATGAGATGGACGAAAATCAATAG
- a CDS encoding IS110 family transposase, which yields MTQSNLIAIDLAKNIFQVAQLKGNKLKFNKPMKREPMLELLAKAEGSKVVMEACGSAQHIARKALSLGHDVMLLPPKFVKAFRQGQKLMQMMSSLLPVQAKHTT from the coding sequence ATGACACAGTCTAATTTAATCGCTATCGACTTGGCAAAAAACATTTTCCAAGTAGCACAGCTGAAAGGCAATAAACTCAAGTTTAATAAGCCAATGAAACGCGAACCTATGCTTGAGTTGCTAGCAAAAGCCGAGGGTTCAAAGGTCGTGATGGAAGCTTGCGGTAGCGCCCAGCATATTGCTCGCAAAGCGCTGTCGCTGGGGCATGATGTCATGTTGCTTCCCCCTAAATTTGTTAAAGCGTTTAGGCAAGGCCAAAAACTGATGCAAATGATGTCCTCGCTATTGCCAGTGCAAGCCAAGCATACAACGTGA
- the gcvT gene encoding glycine cleavage system aminomethyltransferase GcvT, whose amino-acid sequence MTSKTVLHAKHLEAGAKMVDFHGWEMPINYGSQIEEHHAVRQDAGMFDVSHMTIVDIEGVDAKAFLQKLVANDVAKLTVAGKALYTGMLNEQGGVIDDLIIYFFTETQYRLVVNSATREKDLAHIGAVAADFEVTVTERPEYAMIAVQGPNAKAKTATILDEQQQAAVEGMKPFFGVQAGDLFIATTGYTGEEGYEIVVHNDGAADLWQKLLDAGVRPAGLGARDTLRLEAGMNLYGSDMDETVSPLAANMAWTIAWEPEERDFIGRAAITKQRAEQSTDKLVGLVLESKGVLRGGSKVIVEGGEGVITSGTFSPTLGFSVALARVPRSIGETAQVEMRKKLVDVKVVKPSFVRNGKSII is encoded by the coding sequence ATGACTTCTAAAACAGTACTACACGCGAAGCACCTAGAAGCTGGCGCGAAAATGGTAGACTTCCACGGTTGGGAAATGCCAATCAATTATGGCTCACAAATTGAAGAGCACCACGCGGTGCGTCAAGATGCGGGCATGTTTGACGTTTCACACATGACGATTGTTGATATCGAAGGTGTAGACGCAAAGGCATTTTTACAAAAGCTAGTTGCAAACGATGTAGCTAAGCTTACTGTGGCTGGTAAGGCGCTATACACAGGTATGCTAAACGAGCAGGGCGGTGTAATTGACGACCTTATCATTTACTTCTTCACTGAAACACAATATCGCCTAGTAGTTAACTCTGCAACACGCGAAAAAGATCTCGCACATATCGGTGCGGTAGCGGCAGATTTTGAAGTGACAGTCACTGAGCGTCCTGAGTACGCGATGATTGCGGTACAAGGTCCAAACGCAAAAGCAAAAACAGCAACTATCCTAGACGAACAACAACAAGCGGCTGTTGAAGGCATGAAGCCATTCTTTGGTGTGCAAGCTGGCGACCTATTTATCGCAACAACTGGCTACACTGGTGAAGAGGGTTATGAGATCGTAGTGCACAACGATGGTGCGGCGGACTTATGGCAAAAATTATTAGACGCAGGTGTGCGTCCAGCTGGCCTAGGTGCACGTGATACGCTACGTTTAGAAGCGGGCATGAACCTTTACGGCTCAGACATGGACGAGACGGTGTCTCCACTTGCAGCGAACATGGCATGGACAATTGCATGGGAGCCAGAGGAGCGTGACTTTATCGGTCGTGCAGCTATCACTAAACAGCGTGCAGAGCAAAGCACCGATAAGCTGGTAGGTTTAGTCCTAGAAAGCAAAGGCGTATTACGTGGTGGTTCTAAAGTTATCGTAGAAGGTGGCGAAGGTGTTATCACTTCTGGTACATTCTCACCAACTTTAGGCTTCAGTGTAGCGCTTGCGCGTGTACCTCGTTCAATTGGCGAGACTGCACAAGTTGAAATGCGTAAGAAGCTAGTTGATGTTAAAGTAGTTAAGCCAAGCTTCGTTCGTAACGGCAAGTCAATTATCTAG
- the gcvH gene encoding glycine cleavage system protein GcvH, with protein MSNIPSELKYATSHEWVRAEGDGIYTVGITEHAQELLGDMVFVELPDVDDEVDAGEDCAVAESVKAASDIYAPIGGTIVAINEELEDAPETVNNDAYGDGWLFKIKASDESELDNLLDAEGYANSIDED; from the coding sequence ATGAGCAACATTCCTAGCGAGTTAAAGTACGCTACTTCACACGAGTGGGTTCGCGCTGAAGGTGACGGCATATACACTGTTGGTATCACTGAGCACGCACAAGAGCTTCTAGGCGACATGGTATTCGTTGAATTACCAGATGTAGATGATGAAGTTGACGCGGGTGAAGACTGCGCGGTAGCTGAGTCTGTAAAAGCAGCGTCAGATATCTATGCACCAATCGGCGGCACTATCGTTGCAATCAACGAAGAGCTAGAAGATGCGCCTGAAACTGTAAACAACGATGCTTACGGTGACGGTTGGTTGTTCAAAATTAAAGCGTCTGATGAGTCTGAGCTAGATAACCTACTAGACGCTGAAGGCTACGCAAATTCAATCGACGAAGACTAA
- a CDS encoding IS110 family RNA-guided transposase produces MKPCKIMTVEEQTLQSLNQARTLVDKQKTQLSNQIRGLLLEFGIVINQGDAALTQAVPDILEDAENALPIALKQALAVSYELYKTQCAAKAQLHKQVEAITKQNDSCQRLMALEGVGPITAIELLSFLGNTSQFSDARGAAACAGVTPTQHSSGGKAKIGHIPKRRGNTLRKNLFLGARTVVSRLKHKEATTEKERWIKNLLAKKSVKCVAIALANKTVRTAYALLKNGSTYEPKILAV; encoded by the coding sequence GTGAAGCCCTGTAAAATCATGACGGTTGAAGAGCAAACGTTGCAGTCATTGAACCAAGCGAGAACCTTAGTAGATAAACAAAAGACCCAGCTTTCAAATCAAATACGTGGCTTGCTATTAGAGTTTGGTATTGTCATTAATCAAGGCGATGCAGCGTTAACACAAGCGGTTCCAGATATTTTAGAAGATGCTGAAAATGCGCTACCTATCGCATTAAAACAAGCACTCGCGGTGAGTTACGAGCTATATAAAACACAATGTGCCGCTAAAGCACAACTACATAAACAAGTTGAAGCGATAACCAAGCAAAATGACAGTTGCCAGCGTTTAATGGCATTAGAAGGCGTTGGCCCAATTACCGCGATAGAGCTGTTATCATTTTTAGGCAATACTTCACAATTTAGTGATGCCAGAGGAGCGGCGGCATGTGCAGGTGTTACACCGACCCAGCACTCATCAGGCGGAAAAGCCAAGATAGGTCATATCCCCAAAAGACGAGGCAATACATTAAGGAAAAACCTGTTTCTCGGTGCAAGAACGGTAGTCAGCAGGCTAAAACATAAAGAAGCGACCACAGAGAAAGAACGCTGGATAAAAAACCTACTCGCCAAGAAAAGCGTGAAATGTGTTGCCATTGCATTGGCCAACAAAACGGTTAGAACTGCCTATGCCTTACTTAAAAACGGCTCAACATACGAGCCAAAAATCTTAGCGGTGTAG
- the gcvP gene encoding aminomethyl-transferring glycine dehydrogenase, whose amino-acid sequence MSNAKSLEQLEQKQDFIRRHIGPSPAQVSEMLSALGVSSVEELIGQTVPASIRLEEGLQIGESRTEVETLSYLKSVASKNKVFKSYIGQGYHPTHVPHVILRNVLENPGWYTAYTPYQPEIAQGRLESLLNFQTLTMDITGLDLASASLLDESTAAAEVMALAKRVSKAKKANIFFIADDVHVQTIDVVSTRAEQFGFEVVVGPASDAANHEIFGALFQYPTTSGEVVDVTDLITQVQDKKAIACVAADIMSLMLLKAPGKLGADVVLGSAQRFGVPMGYGGPHAAFFATRDAYKRSLPGRIIGVSKDRLGNDALRMAMQTREQHIRREKANSNICTAQVLLANMAAFYAVYHGPQGLKIIAERINRLASILATGLKAKGVSLKHDTWFDTITVKADDADKQAVVARAVAKGVNFALNHNGEYSIAVNETTTRADVAELFDIILGDDHGLNVEALDAQVSGENITGIPASLVRDDEILTHANFNSYHSETEMLRYIKRLENKDLALNHSMISLGSCTMKLNATAEMIPVTWPEFAELHPFCPIDQAQGYKIMMTELHDWLVNITGYDAVSLQPNSGAQGEYAGLIAIRKYHESRGEGHRNICLIPSSAHGTNPASAQMASMKVVVVDCDKNGNIDMEDLRAKAADVAENLSCIMVTYPSTHGVYEESIREVCDIVHQHGGQVYMDGANMNAQVGVTSPGSIGSDVSHLNLHKTFCIPHGGGGPGVGPIGVKSHLAPFMPNHSVINVEGTNVGNGAVSAAPYGSAAILPISWAYIAMMGSEGLKQATEMAIVNANYLTAKLSEHFPILYRGRNDRVAHECIVDLRPLKEATGITEMDVAKRLQDYGFHSPTMSFPVAGTLMVEPTESESKVEIDRFIEAMVSIKGEIDKIASGEWSIEDNPLVFAPHTQADVLSNDWNRAYDRFYAAFPVPSVAKDKFWPTVTRIDDVYGDRNLICSCPAVDTYRDA is encoded by the coding sequence ATGTCAAACGCCAAATCTCTTGAACAGTTAGAGCAAAAGCAAGATTTTATCCGCCGCCATATCGGGCCAAGCCCAGCACAGGTGAGCGAGATGCTAAGCGCTCTTGGAGTATCTAGTGTTGAAGAGCTGATCGGTCAAACTGTACCTGCTTCAATTCGTTTAGAAGAGGGCTTACAGATCGGTGAAAGCCGCACAGAAGTGGAAACCCTAAGTTACCTGAAATCAGTAGCAAGCAAAAACAAGGTTTTCAAATCTTATATCGGTCAAGGCTACCACCCAACGCACGTACCTCACGTTATCCTACGTAACGTACTTGAGAATCCGGGTTGGTACACGGCTTACACCCCTTATCAGCCAGAGATTGCGCAAGGTCGCTTGGAATCACTACTTAACTTCCAAACGCTGACTATGGACATTACCGGCCTAGACTTAGCCAGTGCATCACTACTTGACGAATCCACCGCAGCGGCAGAAGTAATGGCGCTTGCAAAACGTGTATCTAAAGCGAAAAAAGCAAACATCTTCTTTATTGCAGACGACGTACACGTACAAACTATCGACGTGGTATCTACACGTGCTGAACAGTTTGGTTTTGAAGTAGTAGTAGGCCCTGCTAGCGACGCTGCTAACCACGAGATTTTTGGTGCGCTATTCCAGTATCCAACAACATCAGGTGAAGTGGTTGACGTTACTGACCTAATCACACAAGTACAAGACAAAAAAGCGATTGCCTGTGTTGCCGCAGACATCATGAGCTTAATGCTACTTAAAGCACCAGGAAAACTAGGTGCAGACGTCGTCCTTGGTTCAGCACAGCGTTTTGGTGTACCTATGGGTTACGGCGGTCCACACGCTGCGTTCTTTGCTACGCGTGATGCTTACAAGCGTTCACTACCTGGCCGTATTATTGGTGTGTCTAAAGACCGTTTAGGTAACGACGCGCTACGTATGGCGATGCAAACTCGTGAACAGCACATCCGCCGTGAAAAAGCCAACTCAAACATTTGTACTGCACAGGTGCTACTTGCGAACATGGCTGCGTTTTACGCGGTTTACCATGGTCCTCAAGGTCTTAAGATCATCGCTGAGCGCATTAATCGCCTTGCAAGCATTCTTGCCACGGGTCTTAAAGCAAAAGGCGTATCACTTAAGCACGATACGTGGTTTGATACCATTACCGTTAAAGCGGACGACGCTGACAAGCAAGCGGTTGTGGCGCGTGCGGTAGCAAAAGGTGTAAACTTTGCCCTTAACCACAACGGCGAATACTCAATTGCAGTAAACGAAACCACTACGCGTGCAGACGTAGCTGAGCTATTCGACATCATTTTAGGTGATGACCACGGCCTAAATGTAGAGGCGCTAGACGCACAAGTATCAGGCGAGAACATCACAGGTATTCCTGCAAGCCTAGTACGCGACGACGAAATTTTAACGCACGCGAACTTTAACAGCTATCACAGCGAAACTGAGATGCTGCGTTATATCAAGCGTCTTGAAAACAAAGATTTAGCACTAAACCACTCAATGATCTCATTGGGTTCATGTACCATGAAGCTAAACGCAACTGCTGAAATGATCCCAGTGACTTGGCCTGAGTTTGCAGAGCTACACCCGTTCTGCCCAATCGACCAAGCACAAGGTTACAAGATCATGATGACTGAGCTGCACGACTGGCTTGTGAACATCACAGGTTACGACGCAGTATCACTACAGCCAAACTCAGGTGCACAAGGTGAATACGCAGGTCTTATCGCGATCCGTAAGTACCATGAGTCTCGCGGTGAAGGTCACCGTAACATCTGTTTGATCCCAAGTTCAGCGCACGGCACAAACCCAGCGTCTGCACAAATGGCAAGCATGAAAGTGGTTGTGGTTGACTGTGATAAAAACGGTAACATCGATATGGAAGACCTACGCGCGAAAGCCGCAGACGTAGCTGAAAACCTATCGTGCATCATGGTCACTTACCCGTCTACACACGGTGTGTACGAAGAATCTATCCGTGAAGTATGCGACATCGTGCACCAGCACGGCGGCCAAGTATACATGGACGGCGCAAACATGAACGCGCAGGTTGGGGTAACTAGCCCAGGTTCAATCGGTTCTGACGTATCACACTTAAACCTACACAAAACATTCTGTATTCCACACGGTGGCGGTGGTCCAGGTGTTGGTCCTATCGGTGTTAAATCGCACCTAGCGCCATTTATGCCTAACCACAGCGTGATCAACGTAGAAGGCACAAACGTAGGTAACGGCGCGGTTTCTGCGGCACCTTACGGCTCTGCTGCTATTCTACCTATCTCGTGGGCATACATCGCGATGATGGGCAGCGAAGGCCTAAAACAAGCCACTGAAATGGCAATCGTAAACGCTAACTACCTAACGGCTAAGTTGAGCGAGCACTTCCCAATTCTATACCGTGGCCGTAACGACCGCGTTGCTCACGAATGTATTGTTGACCTTCGCCCACTGAAAGAAGCAACTGGCATTACCGAAATGGACGTTGCTAAGCGTCTACAAGACTACGGCTTCCACTCACCAACAATGTCGTTCCCAGTTGCGGGCACACTTATGGTTGAGCCAACGGAATCGGAGTCTAAAGTAGAAATCGACCGCTTTATCGAAGCCATGGTTTCTATTAAAGGTGAAATCGACAAGATTGCATCAGGCGAGTGGTCTATCGAAGACAACCCATTAGTATTTGCACCACACACGCAAGCAGACGTACTAAGCAACGACTGGAACCGCGCATACGACCGTTTTTACGCTGCATTCCCTGTACCAAGCGTAGCAAAAGACAAATTCTGGCCAACGGTAACCCGTATCGACGACGTATACGGCGACCGTAACCTAATCTGCTCTTGCCCAGCGGTTGATACTTACCGCGATGCGTAA